One segment of Ipomoea triloba cultivar NCNSP0323 chromosome 12, ASM357664v1 DNA contains the following:
- the LOC115999274 gene encoding dehydration-responsive element-binding protein 2C encodes MSLENTGRDQEMAVIQQTPNMPSLPVDYSRKRKSRSRRNGTKDVAETLAKWKEYNERLDSVDGMGKPARKVPAKGSKKGCMKGKGGPENGHCNYRGVRQRTWGKWVAEIREPNRGSRLWLGTFGSAIEAALAYDEAARAMYGPCARLNLPNHTSSKESCSPMLPNSTSSGDSSSAESTSPPTTSASESTTASSLSNIYPANKTKVENEHGAYKIKHEDGRIESGIDGTRPPFQDTGTPVSSMKQEPKRELLDSNIKQTAPDRAKQEAASINHQVDAAQDFLDNFSWDEMFDVEELLGALDTTAPNAPGSFANIGQGGQAAYSYSQSPNLSSQLLKPDARALGNLQPMEQYASAGANNGLDFLKPGRQEDNGLDFLKPGRQEDLNFSLDDLSFLELDSQLGGI; translated from the exons ATGTCTCTTGAGAATACTGGGAG AGATCAGGAAATGGCAGTAATTCAACAAACTCCTAACATGCCTTCTCTACCGGTGGATTATTCCAGAAAGAGGAAATCGAGGAGTAGAAGGAATGGGACTAAAGATGTAGCAGAAACACTTGCAAAATGGAAAGAGTATAATGAGAGGCTTGATTCTGTGGATGGTATGGGCAAGCCAGCACGTAAAGTTCCAGCGAAGGGATCAAAGAAAGGGTGTATGAAGGGAAAAGGAGGCCCGGAGAATGGGCACTGTAACTATAGAGGTGTTCGACAGCGAACATGGGGTAAATGGGTTGCTGAAATTCGAGAGCCAAATAGGGGTAGCAGGCTTTGGTTGGGTACTTTTGGCTCTGCTATTGAAGCTGCCCTAGCCTACGATGAAGCTGCAAGAGCGATGTATGGCCCTTGCGCACGTCTCAATCTTCCAAACCATACCTCATCAAAAGAATCATGCTCCCCAATGCTTCCAAATTCTACCTCATCAGGAGACTCCTCTTCTGCAGAATCTACTTCACCGCCTACTACATCAGCATCCGAGTCTACTACAGCTTCTAGCCTTTCTAACATATATCCCGCTAATAAAACAAAGGTTGAGAATGAGCATGGTGCATACAAGATAAAACATGAAGATGGCAGGATTGAATCAGGAATTGATGGGACGAGACCACCTTTCCAAGACACTGGCACACCAGTGAGTTCAATGAAGCAAGAACCGAAGAGAGAGCTTCTCGACTCTAATATAAAACAAACGGCTCCAGACAGAGCAAAACAAGAAGCAGCTAGTATTAATCATCAAGTAGACGCAGCACAAGATTTTCTGGATAACTTTTCATGGGATGAAATGTTTGATGTGGAAGAGCTATTAGGTGCTCTAGATACAACTGCCCCAAATGCTCCAGGTAGTTTTGCAAACATTGGACAAGGAGGGCAAGCAGCCTATAGTTATAGCCAATCTCCAAATTTGTCATCTCAGTTGCTTAAACCAGACGCTAGAGCACTGGGAAATCTACAGCCGATGGAGCAGTACGCTTCTGCAGGAGCCAATAATGGTCTCGACTTTCTGAAACCAGGGAGGCAAGAAGATAATGGTCTCGACTTTCTGAAACCAGGGAGGCAAGAAGATCTCAACTTCAGCTTGGACGACTTGAGTTTTCTCGAGCTGGATTCCCAATTGGGGGGGATTTGA